One segment of Thermococcus sp. DNA contains the following:
- a CDS encoding 4Fe-4S dicluster domain-containing protein — MERKYLYLDYLTCIGCETCETVCNFIHDGSPHIRIYVTENKQYLPINCKHCDDAPCVRVCPTDAIYRDEDGAVRIAENRCIGCLACLQVCPYGVPFYSLKVRAITKCDMCADRREVGLEPACALMCPAEAIQYGPLEMVLELVNERRARNIPEHRRELSEEELRKSVSSGYVLL; from the coding sequence ATGGAGAGGAAGTACCTCTACCTCGACTACCTCACGTGCATCGGCTGCGAGACCTGTGAGACCGTCTGCAACTTTATCCATGATGGGAGCCCGCACATAAGAATTTACGTGACGGAGAACAAGCAGTACCTCCCGATAAACTGCAAGCACTGCGACGACGCTCCATGCGTGAGGGTCTGCCCAACCGATGCCATCTACCGGGACGAGGATGGAGCCGTGAGGATAGCCGAGAACAGGTGCATCGGCTGTCTCGCCTGTCTCCAGGTGTGTCCCTACGGCGTTCCCTTCTACAGCCTTAAGGTCAGGGCAATAACCAAATGCGACATGTGTGCGGACAGACGTGAGGTGGGTCTCGAACCGGCCTGCGCCCTCATGTGCCCGGCGGAGGCCATCCAGTACGGCCCGCTGGAGATGGTCCTTGAACTCGTCAACGAGAGGCGCGCCAGGAACATACCCGAGCACAGGAGGGAGCTGAGTGAGGAAGAGCTCAGGAAGAGCGTGAGTTCCGGCTACGTTCTTCTCTGA